In Coriobacteriia bacterium, one genomic interval encodes:
- a CDS encoding DUF5658 family protein, producing the protein MKGERVPDEAPGAPEAPWDGIERRSGIKRRRRRVYRFVDRRSGFDRRRRYPVLGTMRDHPWTLVVLLVLLNLLSLLDGAFTAVELAFGLAAEGNPILNAAVQRSPWLAVAVKIGAMIVVTYVIWHGRRKRIILVLALLSLALFGAVVAYHWGTFWGMGWI; encoded by the coding sequence GTGAAGGGCGAGCGCGTCCCGGACGAAGCTCCCGGCGCTCCCGAAGCACCCTGGGACGGCATCGAGCGGCGGAGCGGGATCAAGCGCCGCAGGCGTCGCGTGTACCGATTCGTCGACCGCAGAAGCGGGTTCGATCGCCGACGTCGGTACCCGGTTCTGGGGACCATGCGCGATCATCCGTGGACCCTGGTCGTTCTTCTCGTGCTGCTCAATCTCCTGTCGCTTCTGGACGGCGCGTTCACCGCCGTCGAGCTGGCGTTCGGCTTGGCCGCCGAGGGCAACCCCATCTTGAACGCAGCGGTGCAGCGGAGCCCTTGGCTTGCCGTGGCGGTCAAGATCGGCGCCATGATCGTGGTGACCTACGTCATCTGGCACGGCCGACGCAAGCGCATCATCCTCGTCTTGGCGTTGCTGTCCCTCGCGCTGTTCGGCGCGGTCGTCGCCTACCACTGGGGGACGTTTTGGGGCATGGGCTGGATCTAG
- a CDS encoding MBOAT family O-acyltransferase gives MIFSEVGYFIGLAVAALVFRALPMRAKPWWLFATGAVFYWYFSPAFVGILALEVALVYVFAGVAARSLVPRGRGWGLAAGLVVTLGLLAVYKYGPLIVQTVLALPGGPTELPLLTGAPASPTAGGLPGVEDVRVPLAISFFTFEFVHYLVDSRRGTIPRHGVGDFLGFAFFAPTLVAGPIKRFQGFSAQVREARANADDVGVGVTRILIGLAKKVVIADTLTLWIALLATNDAVDFATRGEIAVALVAYSLRIYFDFSGYSDIAIGSARLFGITVPENFARPYFARNIAQFWRRWHMSLMSWIRDYVYIPLGGSRCSLPRQLFNIIAAFAVSGIWHGAEWHFLAWGLYHGVLVAGYRLWTRAVRPRLAGPRDPESESARATSRFRELTGRAFGTAVTFALVTLGWGLFAMPVDRFWLMLQRLTVGGM, from the coding sequence ATGATCTTCAGCGAGGTCGGCTACTTCATCGGGCTTGCCGTGGCCGCCCTTGTGTTCCGCGCCCTGCCGATGCGGGCAAAGCCGTGGTGGCTGTTTGCCACGGGGGCGGTGTTCTACTGGTACTTCTCGCCCGCGTTCGTCGGCATTCTGGCCCTCGAAGTGGCTCTCGTGTACGTGTTCGCCGGTGTGGCTGCGCGCAGTCTGGTGCCGCGCGGGCGCGGGTGGGGCCTGGCCGCAGGTCTCGTCGTCACGCTGGGGCTGCTCGCCGTCTATAAGTACGGCCCGCTGATTGTCCAGACGGTGCTCGCGTTGCCGGGCGGGCCCACGGAACTGCCGCTGCTGACGGGTGCTCCAGCAAGCCCTACAGCCGGTGGACTGCCGGGCGTCGAGGACGTGCGCGTGCCCCTCGCCATCTCGTTCTTCACGTTCGAGTTCGTCCACTACCTCGTGGACTCACGTCGCGGCACGATCCCCCGCCACGGCGTCGGCGACTTCCTCGGATTCGCGTTCTTCGCGCCTACGCTTGTTGCGGGCCCCATCAAGCGCTTCCAAGGCTTCAGCGCGCAGGTCCGCGAAGCGCGTGCGAACGCCGATGACGTCGGGGTCGGCGTGACCCGCATCCTCATCGGCCTGGCCAAGAAGGTGGTCATCGCCGACACGCTCACGCTGTGGATCGCGCTGCTGGCCACGAACGACGCGGTCGATTTCGCCACCCGAGGCGAGATCGCCGTCGCCCTCGTCGCCTACTCGCTGCGCATCTACTTCGACTTCTCCGGCTACAGCGACATCGCCATCGGATCCGCGCGGCTGTTCGGCATCACCGTGCCCGAGAACTTCGCGCGCCCCTACTTCGCCCGAAACATCGCCCAGTTCTGGCGCCGCTGGCACATGTCGCTCATGTCGTGGATCCGTGACTACGTCTACATCCCGCTCGGTGGCAGCCGCTGCTCGCTGCCGCGCCAGCTGTTCAACATCATCGCCGCGTTCGCGGTCTCGGGCATCTGGCACGGCGCCGAGTGGCATTTCCTGGCGTGGGGGCTCTATCACGGCGTCCTTGTCGCGGGCTATCGCCTGTGGACACGCGCGGTGCGGCCGCGTCTGGCGGGCCCCCGTGACCCCGAGAGCGAATCCGCGCGCGCGACGTCGCGTTTCCGTGAGCTCACCGGCCGTGCGTTCGGAACCGCGGTCACCTTCGCGCTCGTGACGCTCGGGTGGGGGCTGTTCGCCATGCCCGTCGATCGGTTCTGGCTCATGCTGCAGCGGCTGACCGTGGGAGGGATGTGA
- a CDS encoding S8 family serine peptidase — protein sequence MDVRQHPLHRLTSRFCSVALAIALAAPTCAPPAEAAPRPTGSPTSRYTGVVTRAQGASPQFAAKGRPGKRVVARWAPGVPDIQIAAASARLGFEVVADDAQLGAVLVEPADDRMSAQELVDLLLSSRLAKSARVEQIYMIAAARPNDPLFGSQYALENTGQSGGTPGADVAARLAWDRGTGSKDMVVAVVDTGVDIEHEDLAANIWTNEDEIPGNGVDDDRNGYVDDVNGWDFSMNDATVYDAADGDQHGTHVAGIIGAAGNNGLGISGVNQSVTIMPVKFLGPWGGGEYQGALAIRYAVDNGADVINCSWGGGPSDVIGRALDYAAEHGVLVVCAAGNSATDLDALKDFEFFPGSYESTAVLNVAATDRNDKLASFSDYGSRLVDVAAPGVDVMSTLPYETTALLVDKMPYRIAYLAFAPEAISPAETGRQAIVRSMAELTSAKDDPVLLVDDSMPTLTKEIAGVRRGFYAGALTSSGYTNVRTWNTQEQGAPKPSDLEGKVVVWFTGSTAGGWYPELCITDAERAALGAYLDGGGRLLMASGEIGTDLGLWSDPTWFAKYFRARTVMYETWGYQLRGKPGTIFAGLAGELSQAYRWPDGGETKRWPTGCDSVVPADAYARPLAAMGGYGELSGTSMASPVVAGAAALLMSQQVAADAEDVRLRLENTVDELASLRSRIGYEGRIDAAAAAGAYLGRPASLEPTAGVRPLRAGSAQTASWKMPRGASPDATFEVQHGLPVTALNEGFEAGGVPVRFTTPVGARPWYVTNDPALVHSGGSAVRSTSMQPAGSVEILQEILEDWGGIIIWSTSGVETSAVEAKVTVPDGGGTLSFWWKMDALDPWGDFLVDGEYRAFMWPLPVSWRRVEVKLSPGEHTLKWQVAKFFGDFTYGNDCLALDDVKLVVNEFSTVATAPAGARSATFTVPVADASDTVLRVRSRTATRTSPWVYSKGLRVSSDLLAPSTPVGVTAAAGSDGQIRLAWTNPSAADFDLVRIVRRVGASPTGSEDPSATVVYEGKATTFTDTGLAHGDDAHYALFSYDVAGNSSSPARVQATAQDTTAPRRPVGLRAAVEDGFVGVSWLSPESSRTAAARVVRLTGPSGSIDDPGARLVFDGRGAHAFDYELSRVATKTTAFYAVQTYDLSGNRSQVATTSIVVDTRGPRGSITVAEGVESVSETRVSVACDVIRATEMRFNGGTGWSAWEPFARSAEATLPPREGMQIVRGQFRDENGQFKELSDQVYLNLSAPPAPRSLVASVAPGKVKLTWDAVQVTDIKGYHVYRSDGPDGPWRRIARVNAPVQGGEEPMPTPMPMPIGDPGMPGMPGMPGMPQSAVVTPTVSYLTPDLPAGRTHYFAVASVDREELIGARSAVVSAQAGAPVRRVAGRDAIDTAVRASRSAFDAVDTVVVARTDRPLDQLTAVGLAGSHGSPVLLTAPSGLRTDAVAEIRRLGATRVILVGADAAQAARAEAALGSDVVVRAVSGRDAYATAAAVAREMASTEATLSDSVFLVNPARRSHAVAVLSASYATHAPILFMRQGSVPDATREVVDELDFEMLRVVGGEESISEDALMSSLGWVPRERLEGSNLFETAAMQAQMTAASNVATFGAVGIVNPARIAEAAAGAAAVGAHGGLLVLVTASGPPVTSRALLQQNALTIADVSVYGGTPTLGASGFRRLIDALSWRPDPWGEPGVPPGVH from the coding sequence ATGGACGTTCGTCAGCATCCGCTTCATCGCTTAACTTCACGGTTTTGCTCGGTCGCGCTCGCGATTGCGCTCGCTGCGCCGACGTGTGCGCCGCCAGCTGAGGCCGCACCGAGGCCGACGGGTAGCCCGACGTCACGCTACACAGGCGTGGTTACGCGCGCTCAAGGCGCTTCGCCTCAGTTCGCGGCCAAGGGCCGTCCCGGCAAGCGCGTCGTGGCGCGATGGGCGCCGGGTGTACCCGACATTCAGATCGCGGCCGCCAGCGCACGCCTCGGGTTCGAGGTCGTCGCAGACGATGCGCAGCTGGGCGCCGTGCTCGTGGAGCCAGCCGATGACCGGATGAGCGCACAGGAACTCGTTGACCTGCTGCTCTCGAGCCGGCTGGCGAAGTCGGCACGTGTCGAGCAGATCTACATGATTGCGGCTGCACGGCCCAACGACCCGCTCTTCGGGTCGCAGTACGCTCTTGAGAACACCGGTCAATCAGGTGGCACCCCTGGTGCGGATGTCGCGGCCAGGCTCGCCTGGGATCGCGGGACGGGTTCGAAGGACATGGTCGTCGCTGTCGTCGACACCGGTGTCGACATCGAGCACGAGGACCTCGCCGCGAACATATGGACCAACGAAGATGAGATTCCTGGCAACGGCGTCGACGACGACCGCAACGGTTACGTTGACGACGTCAACGGTTGGGACTTCTCGATGAACGATGCGACCGTGTACGACGCGGCCGACGGCGACCAGCACGGCACGCACGTGGCGGGGATCATCGGTGCGGCCGGCAACAACGGCCTCGGCATCTCCGGCGTCAACCAGAGCGTCACGATCATGCCCGTGAAGTTCCTCGGCCCGTGGGGCGGCGGGGAGTACCAAGGTGCTCTCGCCATCCGCTACGCCGTCGACAACGGGGCCGACGTCATCAACTGCTCCTGGGGCGGCGGCCCTTCGGACGTCATCGGACGAGCGCTCGACTACGCGGCCGAGCACGGCGTTCTCGTCGTGTGTGCCGCGGGCAACTCGGCCACGGATCTGGACGCCCTCAAGGACTTCGAGTTCTTCCCCGGCTCGTACGAGAGCACGGCCGTGCTCAACGTGGCGGCGACTGATCGGAACGACAAGCTGGCGAGCTTCTCAGACTATGGTTCCCGGTTGGTCGATGTGGCCGCGCCGGGCGTGGATGTCATGTCGACCTTGCCCTATGAGACCACCGCTCTTCTCGTGGACAAGATGCCGTACCGCATCGCGTACCTTGCGTTCGCCCCTGAGGCTATCTCGCCGGCTGAGACCGGGCGTCAGGCGATCGTGCGGTCCATGGCGGAGCTCACAAGCGCAAAGGACGACCCCGTCCTGCTCGTGGACGACAGCATGCCGACGCTGACCAAAGAGATCGCAGGTGTCCGTCGGGGGTTCTACGCCGGCGCGCTCACGTCGAGCGGCTACACGAATGTGCGCACCTGGAACACGCAGGAGCAGGGTGCGCCGAAACCATCCGACCTTGAGGGCAAGGTGGTCGTCTGGTTCACAGGGTCCACAGCAGGTGGCTGGTACCCGGAGCTGTGCATCACTGACGCCGAGCGTGCCGCTTTGGGAGCGTACCTCGACGGAGGCGGTCGCCTGCTCATGGCGAGCGGCGAGATCGGCACCGACCTCGGTCTGTGGAGTGACCCCACCTGGTTCGCAAAGTACTTCCGCGCGCGCACCGTCATGTACGAGACCTGGGGTTACCAGCTGCGCGGCAAGCCCGGCACCATCTTCGCTGGGCTCGCCGGCGAGCTTTCGCAGGCCTATCGGTGGCCTGACGGCGGGGAGACGAAGCGCTGGCCGACGGGCTGCGACTCCGTGGTTCCGGCAGACGCGTATGCCAGGCCGCTCGCGGCCATGGGTGGGTATGGAGAGCTCTCGGGAACGTCGATGGCGTCACCGGTGGTAGCGGGTGCAGCGGCGTTGCTGATGTCGCAGCAGGTGGCCGCAGACGCCGAGGACGTTCGGCTACGGCTCGAGAACACGGTCGATGAGCTCGCGAGCTTGCGTTCGCGCATCGGCTATGAGGGCCGCATCGATGCGGCTGCGGCTGCGGGGGCGTATCTGGGCCGCCCCGCGTCACTTGAGCCCACCGCTGGCGTTCGTCCGCTGCGCGCCGGCAGCGCGCAGACGGCGAGCTGGAAGATGCCGCGTGGCGCCTCGCCCGACGCGACGTTCGAGGTGCAGCACGGACTCCCGGTCACCGCGCTGAATGAGGGATTTGAGGCGGGCGGCGTCCCCGTGCGTTTCACGACTCCCGTCGGTGCCCGTCCGTGGTACGTGACGAATGACCCGGCGCTCGTGCACTCGGGCGGGAGTGCGGTGCGGAGCACCTCGATGCAACCGGCAGGTTCCGTGGAGATTCTCCAGGAGATCCTTGAAGACTGGGGCGGGATCATCATCTGGTCGACAAGCGGCGTGGAGACTTCGGCGGTGGAGGCGAAGGTCACCGTACCCGACGGTGGTGGCACGCTGTCGTTCTGGTGGAAGATGGACGCCCTCGATCCGTGGGGGGACTTCTTGGTCGATGGCGAGTACCGCGCGTTCATGTGGCCGCTGCCCGTTTCGTGGCGTCGCGTGGAGGTGAAGCTTTCGCCCGGCGAGCATACGCTCAAGTGGCAGGTCGCCAAGTTTTTCGGCGACTTCACCTACGGGAACGACTGCCTCGCCCTCGACGACGTGAAGCTTGTCGTGAACGAGTTCTCGACGGTGGCGACTGCGCCCGCGGGCGCGCGTTCGGCCACCTTCACCGTGCCGGTCGCTGACGCATCGGACACGGTTCTGCGAGTTCGGTCAAGGACCGCCACGCGCACGTCGCCCTGGGTGTACTCCAAGGGGCTGCGCGTATCATCCGATCTTCTCGCGCCTTCTACGCCTGTCGGCGTGACCGCGGCTGCGGGCAGCGACGGCCAGATCCGGCTCGCGTGGACGAATCCCTCCGCGGCGGACTTCGACCTCGTGCGGATCGTCCGCCGAGTCGGTGCATCGCCGACCGGGTCGGAGGATCCGAGTGCGACGGTCGTCTATGAGGGCAAGGCGACGACCTTCACTGACACGGGCCTCGCTCACGGTGACGACGCCCACTACGCCCTCTTCTCCTATGACGTCGCAGGCAACAGCTCCTCGCCCGCGCGCGTCCAAGCCACCGCTCAGGACACAACCGCTCCCCGCAGACCGGTCGGCCTCCGCGCCGCAGTCGAAGACGGGTTCGTCGGCGTTTCGTGGCTCAGCCCTGAGTCGTCACGCACCGCTGCAGCGCGCGTGGTGCGCCTGACCGGTCCGAGCGGTTCGATCGACGATCCTGGCGCGCGGCTCGTGTTCGACGGACGCGGCGCACACGCCTTCGACTACGAGCTTTCACGCGTTGCGACGAAGACGACGGCGTTCTACGCCGTGCAAACGTATGACCTGTCGGGGAACCGCTCTCAGGTTGCCACAACCAGTATCGTCGTCGACACCCGAGGTCCACGAGGCTCGATCACCGTCGCTGAGGGCGTCGAGTCTGTGTCTGAGACGCGGGTCTCGGTCGCATGCGATGTGATCCGTGCGACTGAGATGCGCTTCAACGGGGGCACGGGCTGGAGTGCGTGGGAGCCTTTCGCGCGTTCGGCGGAGGCGACACTTCCGCCGCGTGAGGGCATGCAGATCGTACGAGGCCAGTTCCGTGACGAGAATGGACAGTTCAAGGAGCTCAGCGACCAGGTCTACCTCAATCTCTCCGCGCCGCCTGCCCCGCGCAGTCTCGTGGCGTCGGTCGCTCCCGGCAAGGTCAAGTTGACGTGGGACGCGGTCCAGGTGACCGACATCAAGGGCTACCACGTCTACCGGTCGGATGGTCCTGATGGACCTTGGCGGCGCATCGCCCGAGTGAACGCGCCGGTACAAGGCGGCGAGGAGCCGATGCCCACGCCGATGCCCATGCCCATCGGGGATCCCGGCATGCCGGGAATGCCCGGAATGCCGGGAATGCCGCAGTCTGCTGTGGTGACACCCACGGTCTCGTACCTGACACCGGACTTGCCGGCGGGACGCACACACTACTTCGCAGTGGCTTCGGTCGATCGCGAGGAGCTCATCGGCGCACGCTCGGCTGTCGTTTCAGCGCAGGCCGGCGCACCGGTCCGCCGCGTGGCGGGTCGCGACGCCATCGATACTGCCGTTCGGGCAAGTCGGAGCGCGTTCGACGCGGTCGACACGGTGGTCGTCGCACGCACCGACCGGCCGCTCGACCAGCTCACAGCGGTCGGCCTCGCCGGGTCGCACGGGTCGCCCGTTCTCCTTACCGCGCCTTCAGGTCTTCGGACTGACGCCGTAGCCGAGATCCGCCGGCTCGGTGCCACGCGCGTGATACTGGTCGGTGCGGATGCTGCTCAAGCCGCCCGTGCGGAGGCCGCTTTGGGGAGTGACGTCGTCGTGAGGGCAGTGTCCGGCCGTGACGCGTACGCCACTGCCGCGGCTGTCGCTCGCGAGATGGCGAGCACCGAAGCGACGCTGTCGGACAGCGTATTCCTCGTGAACCCTGCACGTCGCAGCCACGCGGTCGCGGTGCTTTCGGCCTCGTACGCGACGCACGCACCGATCCTGTTCATGCGTCAGGGATCGGTGCCTGACGCCACGCGCGAGGTCGTGGATGAGCTGGACTTCGAGATGCTCAGAGTCGTCGGCGGGGAGGAATCCATCTCCGAGGATGCACTGATGAGTTCTCTCGGATGGGTGCCACGTGAGCGCCTTGAGGGCTCCAACCTGTTCGAGACGGCGGCGATGCAGGCGCAGATGACCGCAGCCAGCAATGTGGCGACCTTCGGTGCGGTCGGCATCGTGAACCCGGCGAGGATCGCCGAGGCGGCGGCCGGCGCGGCTGCAGTCGGAGCCCACGGCGGCCTTCTGGTGCTCGTGACCGCCTCAGGGCCGCCCGTGACGAGTCGCGCCCTCCTGCAGCAGAACGCGCTGACCATCGCAGACGTGAGCGTCTACGGCGGCACGCCGACCCTGGGCGCCAGCGGCTTCCGCCGTCTGATCGATGCGCTGAGCTGGCGCCCCGATCCGTGGGGAGAGCCGGGTGTTCCGCCCGGCGTTCACTAG
- a CDS encoding FlgD immunoglobulin-like domain containing protein: MTHSPRGHARIALAFACLVVALSIPSRAAGATVSEVRVTPAVFSPAIAPKKATLSFRLSANTRVIVRVYNSSGSGKRLYLGTLGAGARRFVWDGRRTDGRLVTDGVYRFTVARATSSGSPISPYLATADVTVDTKKPIVNVVSVAPRTISPAIEESLTIEFRPYDGVGSGRTVSATLQVLNEAGSVVAVVPVGTVPAAGRAYARWDGTRTGGGDVPVGKYSLRVRCVDRAGNVGVSPTESVWVNELGRIHRYSELGTTGYWGIVRMDVSPDGHTHMVFNDGKTDQVIYRQLDRYGNTMVGPHILAKAPDRMDDSAIPDVATSPDGGAYVVWRGYRYDSKGRKLSGRAFWLARIERSGRIAWVKNIADMTGSVYPSSPSENIRADVGPDGIVHLVCAKVSRPSGIFYASYRPDGNAMMPWTEVASSSRSGDNVYPNVQVDSQNRVHIVWQSSMGQTSVTSKELYYSRLVFSTVGDRQNPADGTISQRRLTSGWGTKGSVNWAPELASGSDGSLHIAWIYRDSGANRRVMYTKLGADGTKVGADKTVAITSGVGATVAGAQRPCVVSTAGCAQVVFSATPKGTSGGRIGVVRVPVSAIGVVGTPVLLTNAGSTLASRDLLGGVGTGPDGRLRVTYDAHQRYASGTVYYSPAYVDQALDEKANDPSRPDVQIDLGHFGTDSSRRPPRWGSAVDVEVLVRNTGWVRSPGGQLVLENRGVEIDRESFGALDVEQARPVSLRWTVPETTSSVEVLTVRVIPSDAATQTTTDNDVVSGAVFIELPPTDAGIVTSLYDETLDEAHDDWWPVYEGSGTLSGTTTTGTPVSITDGTASSNKYFPRVPLGTYSVSVSAPGHVNSPPHPQTVTVARDAADPYRIVVTPAQAFKMYLNRWGGIVGDVRSTDGSPVVNARLALDPSARTTTTVGAGADYTLRRVPSGEYRIRVRAQNHKRMILDHTVTAGVTQTVPIRMERTTKGYLEGAVTDDDTGLNVSDTKLVLKRGSSVVQNVTSPDGVFAFELEAGTYAATLSSPGYVTKSTSIVVVAGLESAMPDLKLNVSEFKPYGMGRVFGNYTTWKQQATWNPDKPSKPDELDWVLETPKYADDPTYKSIEEMEFESFFVDVWWGRFKYRLNMQYQDVGLNRYVRTVSLAYIPERFFYDRVSTSAAEEDPFAEFATVEGFQSPTGYTFSPFWTNLKLEGVRIEDDVTNEYVVNKRMYEVMAQQQVMNGSYVYVFLPSDLAYSKPVKWTNQVVRIYGEVGTIDPGGAFNSSPFHDIQLNMPGLHTATGYYRIQFVWDVGANTIRVEPCEFGYPTGVY; encoded by the coding sequence ATGACTCACTCACCGCGCGGGCACGCCCGCATCGCGCTCGCTTTCGCATGCCTTGTTGTAGCGCTGAGCATTCCGTCTAGGGCCGCCGGCGCCACCGTCAGCGAGGTCCGAGTAACGCCTGCGGTGTTCTCGCCGGCAATCGCGCCCAAGAAGGCCACGCTGTCCTTCCGGCTCTCGGCGAACACGCGGGTGATTGTCAGGGTCTACAACTCCTCGGGCTCGGGCAAGCGGCTCTATCTCGGGACTCTTGGCGCCGGGGCACGACGGTTCGTGTGGGACGGGCGAAGGACCGATGGCAGACTCGTCACCGATGGGGTGTATCGGTTCACGGTTGCGCGGGCGACGTCCAGCGGCAGCCCTATCTCGCCCTACCTCGCTACAGCCGATGTCACCGTGGACACGAAGAAGCCGATCGTCAACGTGGTTTCCGTGGCGCCCAGGACGATATCGCCGGCTATCGAAGAGTCGCTGACCATCGAGTTCCGGCCCTACGATGGCGTGGGTAGTGGCCGCACGGTGTCAGCCACCCTGCAGGTCCTGAACGAGGCGGGCTCGGTCGTCGCTGTGGTTCCCGTCGGCACGGTGCCGGCAGCGGGACGCGCGTACGCGCGCTGGGATGGAACCCGCACCGGCGGTGGCGATGTTCCGGTCGGGAAGTACTCGCTGCGCGTGAGGTGCGTCGACCGCGCCGGCAACGTCGGTGTTTCGCCGACGGAGAGCGTGTGGGTCAACGAGCTGGGCAGGATACACCGCTACTCGGAACTGGGGACCACTGGCTACTGGGGCATCGTGCGGATGGATGTGTCGCCGGACGGGCACACGCACATGGTCTTCAATGACGGCAAGACAGACCAGGTCATCTACCGCCAGCTGGACCGGTACGGCAACACGATGGTCGGTCCGCACATCCTGGCCAAGGCTCCCGACCGCATGGACGATTCCGCCATACCGGATGTCGCTACCTCGCCGGACGGCGGAGCCTACGTGGTCTGGCGGGGCTACCGCTACGACTCGAAGGGGCGCAAACTCAGCGGCCGGGCATTCTGGCTCGCGCGCATCGAGCGCTCGGGGCGGATTGCTTGGGTGAAGAACATCGCCGACATGACGGGGAGTGTCTACCCGTCATCTCCCAGCGAGAATATCCGCGCCGACGTCGGGCCGGATGGGATCGTGCACCTCGTGTGTGCGAAGGTGAGCAGGCCGTCAGGCATCTTCTACGCAAGCTATCGCCCTGACGGCAACGCGATGATGCCGTGGACTGAGGTCGCATCGTCAAGCCGCTCGGGCGACAACGTGTATCCGAACGTGCAGGTCGACTCGCAGAACCGCGTACACATCGTGTGGCAGAGCTCCATGGGGCAGACCTCGGTGACGTCGAAGGAGCTGTACTACTCGCGGCTCGTGTTTTCGACGGTCGGTGACCGTCAGAATCCTGCTGACGGGACGATCTCCCAGCGCCGCCTCACGAGCGGATGGGGAACGAAGGGGTCCGTGAATTGGGCGCCCGAGCTGGCTTCGGGCAGTGACGGCTCGCTCCACATCGCGTGGATCTATCGCGACTCGGGAGCCAACAGGCGCGTCATGTACACGAAGCTCGGCGCAGACGGCACCAAGGTCGGCGCAGACAAGACGGTGGCCATCACGAGCGGTGTCGGCGCGACCGTTGCCGGCGCGCAGCGGCCCTGCGTCGTGTCCACGGCTGGCTGCGCTCAAGTCGTGTTCAGCGCGACTCCGAAGGGCACGAGCGGCGGTCGTATCGGCGTCGTTCGTGTGCCGGTGTCGGCAATCGGCGTGGTAGGAACCCCGGTGCTCCTGACCAACGCCGGGTCCACGCTCGCCTCACGCGACCTGCTCGGCGGCGTCGGGACTGGCCCCGACGGGAGACTGCGGGTCACCTACGACGCCCACCAACGCTATGCAAGCGGCACGGTCTACTACTCGCCGGCCTACGTCGATCAGGCTCTTGACGAGAAGGCGAACGACCCGTCTCGCCCCGACGTCCAGATCGACCTGGGGCACTTCGGGACCGACTCGTCGAGGAGGCCACCCCGCTGGGGTTCGGCGGTCGATGTCGAGGTGCTCGTGCGCAACACCGGCTGGGTGAGGTCGCCCGGAGGTCAGCTCGTGCTCGAGAACCGGGGCGTCGAGATCGACCGCGAGAGCTTCGGCGCGCTCGACGTCGAACAGGCTCGCCCCGTCTCGCTGCGCTGGACGGTTCCCGAGACGACGTCGTCCGTCGAAGTCCTCACGGTGCGCGTCATTCCTTCTGACGCCGCGACGCAGACGACGACCGACAACGACGTCGTCAGTGGTGCGGTGTTCATCGAGCTGCCGCCCACCGACGCAGGCATCGTCACGTCGCTCTACGACGAGACTTTGGACGAGGCGCATGATGACTGGTGGCCCGTCTACGAGGGCTCGGGGACGCTTTCCGGTACGACCACGACGGGCACGCCGGTCTCGATCACCGACGGCACCGCCTCTTCGAACAAGTACTTCCCGCGTGTACCGCTTGGCACCTACTCCGTGAGCGTGTCGGCTCCTGGCCACGTGAACTCGCCGCCGCATCCTCAGACCGTCACCGTGGCTCGGGATGCGGCCGACCCGTACCGGATCGTCGTGACGCCCGCGCAGGCCTTCAAGATGTACCTGAACCGATGGGGAGGCATCGTCGGAGATGTCCGTAGCACCGATGGTTCCCCCGTTGTGAACGCTCGGTTGGCCCTGGATCCGTCGGCGCGCACCACGACGACGGTCGGCGCCGGCGCGGACTACACGCTGCGCAGGGTGCCTTCCGGCGAGTACCGGATCCGCGTGCGGGCCCAGAACCACAAGCGGATGATCCTCGACCACACAGTGACCGCCGGCGTGACCCAGACGGTGCCCATTCGCATGGAGCGCACCACGAAGGGTTACCTCGAGGGCGCAGTGACCGACGACGACACGGGTCTGAACGTGTCGGACACCAAGCTCGTGTTGAAGAGGGGGAGCAGCGTCGTGCAGAACGTCACGAGTCCGGATGGTGTGTTCGCCTTCGAGCTCGAGGCGGGCACTTACGCCGCAACGCTGTCGTCGCCCGGGTACGTCACCAAGAGCACCTCGATCGTCGTTGTCGCAGGCCTCGAGTCGGCCATGCCTGACCTGAAGCTCAACGTCTCTGAGTTCAAGCCGTACGGGATGGGCCGGGTCTTCGGCAACTACACGACGTGGAAACAGCAGGCCACCTGGAACCCGGACAAGCCCAGCAAGCCTGACGAGCTCGACTGGGTCCTCGAAACGCCGAAATATGCCGACGATCCGACCTACAAGTCGATTGAGGAGATGGAATTCGAGTCGTTCTTCGTCGACGTGTGGTGGGGCAGGTTCAAGTACCGCCTGAATATGCAGTACCAGGATGTCGGCCTGAACCGCTACGTCAGGACGGTGTCACTCGCCTACATCCCCGAGCGCTTCTTCTACGACCGCGTGTCGACATCGGCGGCCGAGGAGGACCCGTTCGCCGAGTTCGCGACGGTCGAGGGGTTCCAAAGCCCGACCGGCTACACGTTCAGCCCGTTCTGGACGAACCTCAAGCTCGAGGGGGTCCGCATCGAGGACGATGTCACCAACGAGTACGTCGTCAACAAGCGCATGTACGAGGTGATGGCCCAGCAGCAGGTCATGAACGGCTCCTACGTGTACGTGTTCCTGCCGTCGGACCTCGCGTACAGCAAGCCGGTGAAGTGGACGAACCAGGTCGTGCGCATCTACGGTGAAGTAGGAACCATCGATCCTGGGGGAGCGTTCAACTCCTCGCCGTTCCACGACATCCAGTTGAACATGCCCGGGCTTCACACGGCTACCGGCTACTACCGTATCCAGTTCGTCTGGGACGTGGGTGCCAACACGATCCGCGTCGAGCCGTGCGAGTTCGGCTACCCGACCGGGGTGTACTAG